One stretch of Planctomycetota bacterium DNA includes these proteins:
- a CDS encoding NADH-quinone oxidoreductase subunit I: MKPTDPQIVWLEEKPLGLAERLYLPLFVQGLATTARHMVSPKVTVSFPDERPTVGNPLIYRGVHRLNKDEQGRVQCVACFLCATACPAHCIDIVAAESPWPDREKYPESFQIDELRCIFCGMCEEACPVDAIELTSLLDLTGRSREEMIFDKEKLLSVYDITKDAEPMKSAGHATASAPGGHTP; the protein is encoded by the coding sequence ATGAAGCCGACCGATCCGCAGATCGTGTGGTTGGAGGAGAAGCCGCTGGGGCTGGCGGAGCGACTCTACCTGCCGCTGTTCGTCCAGGGGCTGGCGACGACCGCCCGCCACATGGTCAGCCCGAAGGTCACCGTCAGTTTCCCCGACGAACGACCGACGGTGGGCAATCCGCTCATCTACCGCGGCGTGCACCGGCTCAACAAGGACGAGCAGGGACGCGTGCAGTGCGTCGCCTGCTTTCTCTGCGCCACCGCCTGCCCGGCCCACTGCATCGACATCGTCGCGGCGGAGAGCCCCTGGCCTGACCGGGAGAAGTATCCCGAGAGCTTCCAGATCGACGAACTGCGCTGCATCTTCTGCGGAATGTGCGAGGAGGCCTGTCCGGTCGACGCGATCGAGTTGACCAGCCTCCTCGACCTGACCGGGCGGAGCCGCGAGGAGATGATCTTCGACAAGGAAAAACTCCTCAGCGTCTACGACATCACCAAGGATGCCGAGCCGATGAAGTCGGCCGGCCAC
- a CDS encoding 2Fe-2S iron-sulfur cluster binding domain-containing protein — translation MPTVIVDGREIEIGAHERLNCIEAARRAGTEIPHYCWHPGLSVVASCRMCLVETGSRDAATGKITMVPKLVPGCQTPAKDGTVIVTDSPLVRESRARVEEALLIDHPIDCPICDKAGECLLQDYHFQHGQPQRRADLQPFHSRRRDVGPTVTLFVDRCIMCTRCVRFTREVSGTAELMVTSRGAKEEIDSFPGFPLDNKLAGNVVDLCPVGALGDKDFLYQQRVWFLKREANVCGGCATGCSIVTEHNQDTVYRLKPRENPHVNRWWMCDDGRYGWHHLHDPARVAEVTRRAPGGESAVDWPDVVSRLRADLAAAGGLAVAVSPMLTVEEAWMLAAVAREIDPAALLALGPVPHGGADETYPGGFTIRAEKCPNRRGVEAVLAHFGPGISRWDDLLDHVRSGRAKAVWITAAYPGPWIDAATAAAFAGLECLVVQDLFASPLSDLDGGGAVRWRLPAVGFAERAGTWVNAGHRAQCFEQAIRPPAGVWPEGRLLWNMLGRRGLYDPAVIRREIAAAVPALTVLGDELPATGLDLRIFQLAATESATHS, via the coding sequence ATGCCGACCGTCATCGTCGATGGACGGGAGATCGAGATCGGGGCCCACGAGCGCCTCAACTGCATCGAGGCCGCGCGCCGGGCCGGCACCGAGATCCCCCACTACTGCTGGCACCCCGGGCTGTCGGTCGTCGCCAGCTGCCGGATGTGCCTCGTCGAGACCGGCTCGCGCGACGCCGCCACGGGCAAGATCACGATGGTGCCCAAGCTCGTCCCCGGCTGCCAGACGCCGGCCAAGGACGGCACCGTGATCGTCACCGACAGCCCGCTGGTGCGTGAGAGCCGGGCGCGGGTCGAGGAAGCGCTGCTCATCGATCACCCGATCGATTGCCCGATCTGCGACAAGGCCGGGGAGTGCCTCCTCCAGGACTACCACTTCCAGCACGGCCAGCCGCAGCGGCGCGCCGATCTCCAGCCGTTCCACAGCCGGCGGCGCGACGTCGGCCCGACGGTCACACTGTTCGTCGATCGCTGCATCATGTGCACGCGCTGCGTCCGCTTCACCCGGGAGGTGTCGGGCACGGCCGAACTGATGGTCACCAGCCGCGGTGCCAAGGAGGAAATCGACTCCTTTCCCGGCTTCCCGCTCGACAACAAACTCGCCGGTAACGTCGTCGACCTGTGCCCGGTGGGCGCCCTCGGCGACAAGGACTTCCTCTACCAGCAGCGTGTCTGGTTCCTGAAGCGCGAGGCCAACGTCTGCGGCGGCTGTGCCACCGGCTGCTCGATCGTCACCGAACACAACCAGGACACCGTCTACCGGCTCAAGCCGCGGGAGAATCCCCACGTCAACCGCTGGTGGATGTGCGACGACGGCCGCTACGGCTGGCACCACCTCCACGACCCGGCGCGGGTGGCCGAGGTGACGCGCCGTGCCCCCGGCGGCGAATCGGCCGTCGACTGGCCCGATGTCGTCTCCCGGCTGCGTGCCGATCTGGCCGCGGCCGGTGGCTTGGCCGTCGCGGTTTCGCCGATGCTGACGGTCGAAGAGGCCTGGATGCTCGCCGCGGTCGCCCGCGAGATCGACCCGGCTGCACTGCTCGCCCTCGGGCCGGTCCCCCACGGCGGTGCCGACGAGACCTACCCCGGCGGCTTCACGATCCGCGCCGAGAAGTGCCCGAACCGGCGCGGCGTCGAGGCGGTCCTGGCCCACTTCGGCCCGGGGATCTCGCGCTGGGACGACCTCCTCGACCACGTCCGCTCGGGGCGCGCGAAAGCCGTCTGGATCACGGCGGCCTATCCCGGGCCGTGGATCGACGCCGCCACGGCCGCGGCGTTCGCCGGGCTCGAGTGCCTGGTCGTCCAGGATCTGTTCGCATCGCCGCTGTCCGACCTCGACGGTGGCGGCGCGGTCCGCTGGCGCCTCCCCGCCGTCGGGTTCGCCGAGCGGGCCGGGACATGGGTCAACGCCGGCCACCGCGCGCAGTGCTTCGAGCAGGCGATTCGTCCTCCGGCCGGCGTCTGGCCCGAGGGGCGCTTGCTCTGGAACATGCTCGGGCGCCGTGGGTTGTACGATCCTGCCGTCATCCGCCGGGAGATCGCCGCGGCGGTCCCGGCACTGACGGTGCTCGGCGACGAGCTGCCCGCCACCGGCCTCGACCTGCGGATCTTCCAACTGGCCGCCACGGAGTCGGCGACCCACTCATGA
- the nuoH gene encoding NADH-quinone oxidoreductase subunit NuoH, whose translation MNSLLPNATTIAALVKIGLLVGGLMTAAAYLVLLERWIAAWVQDRKGPNRVGIPLTDIRLFGLGQPLADGLKIILKEDFTPSHVDRVLYHAAPLLILAASLAIFAAIPFGSVLPPLGLAGLPDPVPFLVAPGLDVGVLWVFALSSIAVYGVLLGGWASNNKYGFLGGLRSSAQLVAYEIPLGMGLLGVVLAAGSLRLDRIMEAQAASGVWYAFAQPLGFVVFLVASFAEAARLPFDLPEAEQELVGGYHTEYSGIRLLLFLVAEFLHMITAAFLIVIMFLGGWHLWGVTGAGTEVTWAGALLRFAILSAKILGVIVFFMLVRWSWPRFRFDQLMNLAWKVMLPLGLANLVTVAAVEELRPWLVGRLGSSAAGWLAVGLPWATFLVGWIVAGVFTPSGTDNTPILTHGPLDAEHDLDHDPLDDMAGGHRLEASPR comes from the coding sequence ATGAACTCCCTGCTCCCCAATGCGACGACGATCGCGGCGCTGGTCAAGATCGGACTGCTCGTCGGCGGTCTGATGACGGCGGCGGCCTATCTCGTGCTCCTCGAGCGCTGGATCGCGGCCTGGGTCCAGGACCGCAAAGGGCCCAATCGGGTCGGCATCCCGCTGACCGACATCCGCCTGTTTGGGCTCGGTCAGCCGCTCGCCGACGGCTTGAAGATCATCCTCAAGGAGGATTTCACTCCCTCCCACGTCGACCGCGTCCTGTACCACGCGGCCCCGCTGTTGATCCTCGCGGCCTCGCTGGCGATCTTCGCGGCCATCCCCTTCGGCAGTGTCCTGCCCCCCTTGGGCCTCGCCGGGCTGCCCGATCCGGTGCCGTTCCTGGTGGCGCCCGGCCTCGACGTCGGCGTGCTGTGGGTCTTCGCGCTGTCGAGTATCGCCGTCTACGGTGTCCTTCTCGGCGGCTGGGCGAGCAACAACAAATACGGTTTTCTCGGCGGGCTCCGCTCGAGCGCCCAGTTGGTCGCCTACGAGATCCCGCTCGGAATGGGTTTGCTCGGGGTCGTACTGGCCGCCGGGTCGCTGCGACTCGACCGGATCATGGAGGCGCAGGCCGCGAGTGGCGTGTGGTACGCATTCGCCCAGCCGCTCGGGTTCGTCGTGTTCCTCGTCGCCAGCTTCGCCGAAGCGGCGCGGCTGCCGTTCGACCTGCCCGAAGCGGAGCAGGAGCTCGTCGGTGGCTACCACACCGAGTATTCGGGGATCCGGCTGCTGCTGTTCCTCGTCGCCGAGTTCCTCCACATGATCACGGCCGCGTTCCTGATCGTGATCATGTTCCTCGGCGGCTGGCACCTGTGGGGAGTGACCGGCGCCGGGACCGAAGTCACCTGGGCGGGGGCGCTGCTGCGGTTCGCCATTCTGTCGGCGAAGATCCTCGGCGTGATCGTGTTCTTCATGCTGGTCCGCTGGAGCTGGCCGCGGTTCCGCTTCGACCAGCTGATGAACCTCGCCTGGAAGGTGATGCTCCCGCTCGGCCTGGCCAACCTTGTCACGGTGGCGGCGGTCGAGGAGCTGCGGCCGTGGCTGGTGGGGCGGCTCGGCTCGTCGGCGGCCGGATGGCTGGCCGTCGGTCTCCCCTGGGCGACGTTCCTCGTCGGCTGGATCGTGGCCGGCGTGTTCACCCCCAGCGGCACCGACAACACGCCGATCCTCACCCACGGTCCGCTCGACGCCGAGCACGATCTCGACCACGACCCGCTGGACGACATGGCCGGCGGCCACCGCCTGGAGGCAAGCCCGAGATGA